One Pseudomonas sp. FP1742 genomic window carries:
- a CDS encoding glycosyltransferase family 2 protein, with amino-acid sequence MSQDIFVSVLIPAKNEANNLKPLLEEVHAALNGEAYEIIVVDDGSTDSTLHELRQLKNNGLDTLRILRHERSLGQSTSLYHAAIAARGQWLATLDGDGQNDPADIPGMLALVRGEKGLVDVQLVAGHRVNRRDTASKRWASRFANGLRRRLLNDDTPDTGCGLKLIERAAFLRLPYFDHMHRYIPALIQRHNGRMIVHPVNHRPRTAGVSKYGNIDRALVGILDLFGVWWLIKRTRLNTNAQEIEG; translated from the coding sequence ATGAGCCAAGACATTTTTGTATCTGTATTGATTCCAGCAAAGAACGAAGCAAACAACCTCAAGCCGTTACTTGAGGAAGTCCACGCCGCATTGAACGGTGAGGCCTACGAAATCATTGTGGTGGACGATGGCAGCACCGACTCCACCTTGCATGAACTGCGGCAGCTGAAAAACAACGGCCTGGATACATTGCGCATCCTGCGCCATGAGCGCTCGCTGGGGCAAAGCACCTCGCTCTACCACGCGGCAATCGCCGCCCGGGGGCAATGGCTGGCCACGCTTGATGGCGACGGTCAAAACGATCCCGCGGACATCCCGGGGATGTTGGCACTGGTACGCGGCGAAAAAGGTCTGGTCGACGTTCAGCTGGTAGCCGGGCACCGGGTCAACCGCCGCGATACCGCGAGCAAACGCTGGGCCTCGCGTTTCGCCAACGGGCTGCGCCGCCGCCTGCTCAATGACGATACCCCGGACACCGGCTGCGGGCTGAAGCTGATCGAGCGCGCGGCGTTTCTGCGCCTGCCGTACTTCGACCACATGCATCGGTACATTCCCGCGCTGATCCAGCGTCACAACGGCCGAATGATCGTCCACCCGGTCAACCACCGGCCCCGCACCGCCGGGGTGTCCAAATACGGCAACATCGACCGCGCCCTCGTGGGCATTCTCGACCTGTTCGGTGTGTGGTGGCTGATCAAGCGCACGCGATTGAACACCAACGCGCAGGAGATCGAAGGATGA
- a CDS encoding SDR family oxidoreductase: MKIVVIGGTGLIGRQLCKNLQDLGHEALAASPSTGVNALTGEGLQDALQGADVVVDVANSPSFEDAAVLEFFETSGRNLLAAEKAAGIKHHVALSVVGTERMLDSGYFRAKMAQEQLIKDSGIPYTILRATQFFEFIGAISHSGVQDGDTVRLTSAELQPIAATDVAMALAKVAVQAPSNNTLEVAGPERWPLVEFVRLFLQHTNDPRQAQPDDTVPYFGAPIDDHSLTPGEHPIVGPTRFETWLKSSV, from the coding sequence ATGAAAATCGTCGTCATTGGCGGTACCGGGCTGATCGGCAGGCAGCTCTGCAAAAACCTGCAAGACCTGGGGCATGAAGCCCTGGCCGCGTCACCGAGCACCGGCGTCAACGCCCTCACCGGCGAGGGCCTGCAAGACGCCTTGCAAGGCGCCGACGTGGTGGTCGACGTGGCCAACTCACCCTCCTTCGAAGACGCCGCCGTGCTCGAGTTCTTCGAAACCAGCGGGCGCAACCTGCTCGCCGCCGAGAAGGCCGCCGGCATCAAACACCATGTCGCGCTGTCGGTGGTGGGCACCGAGCGCATGCTCGACAGCGGCTATTTCCGGGCAAAAATGGCCCAGGAACAACTCATCAAGGACTCCGGCATCCCCTACACGATCCTGCGGGCTACGCAGTTCTTCGAGTTCATCGGGGCCATTTCCCATTCGGGCGTGCAGGACGGCGACACCGTGCGCCTGACCTCCGCCGAGTTGCAGCCGATTGCCGCAACCGATGTCGCGATGGCGCTGGCGAAAGTCGCCGTGCAAGCGCCGAGCAATAACACCCTGGAAGTGGCCGGGCCTGAGCGCTGGCCGCTGGTGGAGTTCGTGCGCTTGTTTCTGCAACACACCAACGACCCGCGCCAGGCCCAACCGGATGACACGGTCCCCTACTTCGGCGCGCCGATCGATGACCACTCGCTGACACCGGGAGAGCACCCCATCGTCGGGCCGACGCGCTTCGAGACCTGGCTCAAGAGCAGCGTTTAA
- a CDS encoding SdiA-regulated domain-containing protein, with protein MSKRGTLGIFFIVVLLGAYAVSARFMVHQQLYAYWKNLWHGNQAPDKNIWLPDYKAVIQAKPVADITNLSGIAYDPEHDRLLGITNGVPMQIVAMSRNGDLLERYPLIGFQDTEGLAYMGNGRVVIADEQLQRLYVVTLPDSPGPIHVENAPFVAIEINLSEHNKGFEGVTYDAANDRIFAIKERDPRQLFTVTGMLTSIGGPLQIHIKDLTHWIDRSVFGLDLSEGYYDPRTGHLLLLSEQSSNVTELDQDGNFVSFRSLLGLNDLKKTIPQAEGMTMDTSGELYIVSEPNLFYRFSKSKAAVAENQQKH; from the coding sequence ATGAGCAAGAGAGGGACGCTGGGGATATTTTTCATTGTTGTACTGCTTGGCGCTTATGCGGTTTCCGCTCGTTTCATGGTCCACCAGCAGCTGTACGCGTACTGGAAAAACCTTTGGCATGGCAATCAGGCGCCGGATAAAAATATCTGGCTGCCGGACTATAAAGCGGTGATCCAGGCAAAACCTGTCGCGGACATCACCAATCTGTCCGGTATTGCCTATGACCCGGAGCACGATCGTCTGCTGGGTATCACCAATGGTGTGCCCATGCAGATTGTGGCCATGAGCCGCAATGGTGATCTGCTCGAACGTTACCCGTTGATCGGCTTCCAGGACACCGAAGGCCTTGCTTACATGGGCAACGGACGCGTAGTGATCGCCGATGAACAGTTGCAACGACTGTACGTCGTCACCTTGCCGGACAGCCCTGGCCCCATCCATGTGGAAAACGCCCCCTTTGTCGCCATCGAGATCAACCTGAGCGAACACAACAAGGGCTTTGAAGGCGTGACCTATGATGCGGCCAATGATCGTATCTTCGCGATCAAGGAACGCGATCCGCGGCAGCTGTTTACGGTCACGGGCATGCTGACGTCCATCGGCGGCCCGTTGCAGATCCACATCAAGGACTTGACCCACTGGATCGACCGCAGCGTCTTCGGCCTGGATCTTTCCGAGGGTTACTACGATCCGCGGACCGGTCACTTGCTGTTATTGAGCGAGCAATCCAGCAACGTGACCGAACTGGACCAGGACGGCAACTTTGTCAGCTTCCGCTCCCTGCTCGGCCTGAATGACCTGAAAAAAACCATACCGCAAGCCGAAGGCATGACCATGGACACCTCCGGCGAGCTGTACATTGTGAGCGAGCCCAATCTGTTCTACCGGTTCAGCAAATCGAAGGCCGCTGTGGCGGAGAATCAGCAGAAGCATTAA
- a CDS encoding lipid-A-disaccharide synthase N-terminal domain-containing protein, giving the protein MNLSRETLWLVVGFAGQIAFTGRFILQWLYSEYKKRSVIPVSFWYLSIVGSALLLAYAIYRADPVFIAGQAFGSIVYLRNLQLIARSKHLKD; this is encoded by the coding sequence ATGAACCTCTCCCGCGAAACCCTGTGGCTGGTGGTCGGTTTCGCCGGCCAGATCGCCTTTACCGGTCGCTTCATCCTGCAGTGGCTGTACAGCGAATACAAAAAACGCAGCGTGATCCCGGTGAGTTTCTGGTACCTGAGCATTGTCGGCAGCGCCCTGCTGCTCGCTTATGCCATTTACCGGGCAGACCCGGTGTTCATCGCCGGCCAGGCCTTTGGCTCCATTGTCTATCTGCGCAATTTGCAATTGATTGCCCGCAGCAAACACCTGAAGGACTGA
- a CDS encoding MATE family efflux transporter, which produces MQTPAKPQHPLWQTYLLFLAPMVLSNFLQSMSGTINSIYIGQLLGTQALAAVSGMFPVVFFFIALVIGLGAGAGVLIGQAWGAREPHLVKAIAGSTLLLGAMIGLVAAVLGSVFARPALQGLGTPGDVLDDAVAYAHVMMWILPSLLVFVLFTQLLRGVSDTLSPLLALVVSTCVGLALTPALILGWLGLPPMGIQSAAWAGLAGNLSAMGWLAWRLIRKGHPLAPDREMFTAMRLDLVILGKVLRIGLPTGLQMVVLSLSELVILALVNQHGSQATAAYGAVTQIVNYVQFPALSIAITASILGAQAIGAGRIERMGAILRTGLLINVCLTGGLVVLGYLLSHWLLGLFLTDDSTRAMAEHLLHIMLWSLLVFGFQAIVGGIMRASGTVLVPVAVSIVCVVGVQLPVAYLLDARFGLPGVWMAFPVAYLGMLMLQTLYYKMVWQHQKIERLV; this is translated from the coding sequence ATGCAAACCCCAGCCAAACCCCAACACCCCCTCTGGCAAACCTACCTCCTGTTCCTCGCCCCCATGGTCCTCTCCAACTTCCTCCAGTCCATGTCTGGCACCATCAACAGCATCTACATCGGCCAATTGCTCGGCACCCAGGCGTTAGCGGCGGTATCGGGCATGTTCCCCGTGGTGTTCTTCTTCATCGCCCTGGTCATTGGCCTCGGCGCGGGCGCTGGGGTGTTGATCGGTCAGGCCTGGGGCGCCCGTGAGCCGCATCTGGTGAAGGCTATCGCCGGTTCGACGTTGCTGTTGGGGGCGATGATCGGGTTGGTGGCTGCGGTGTTGGGCAGTGTGTTTGCCCGGCCGGCGTTGCAGGGGTTGGGCACGCCGGGGGATGTGCTGGATGATGCGGTGGCGTATGCGCATGTGATGATGTGGATCTTGCCGTCACTGTTGGTGTTTGTGTTGTTCACGCAGTTGCTGCGTGGGGTGAGCGATACGCTGTCGCCGTTGTTGGCGCTGGTGGTGTCGACGTGTGTCGGGCTGGCGCTGACGCCGGCGTTGATTCTCGGGTGGTTGGGGTTGCCGCCGATGGGGATTCAGAGTGCGGCGTGGGCGGGGTTGGCGGGTAACTTGTCGGCGATGGGGTGGCTGGCGTGGCGGTTGATTCGCAAAGGGCATCCGTTGGCGCCGGATCGGGAGATGTTTACGGCGATGCGGCTGGATCTGGTCATCCTTGGCAAGGTGTTGCGCATCGGGCTGCCGACCGGGTTGCAGATGGTGGTGCTGTCATTGTCGGAGCTGGTGATTCTGGCGTTGGTGAACCAGCACGGTTCCCAGGCGACGGCGGCGTATGGGGCGGTGACGCAGATCGTCAATTACGTGCAGTTTCCGGCGCTGTCGATTGCGATCACGGCGTCGATCCTTGGCGCGCAGGCGATCGGGGCCGGGCGCATAGAGCGCATGGGGGCGATTTTACGCACCGGGTTGTTGATCAATGTGTGCCTGACCGGTGGTTTGGTGGTGTTGGGTTATCTGCTGTCGCACTGGTTGCTGGGGTTGTTTCTTACGGATGATTCCACCCGGGCGATGGCCGAGCACCTGTTGCACATCATGCTCTGGAGCCTGCTGGTGTTTGGCTTTCAGGCGATTGTCGGCGGCATCATGCGCGCCAGCGGCACGGTGTTGGTGCCGGTGGCGGTGTCGATCGTTTGCGTGGTCGGGGTGCAGTTGCCGGTGGCGTATCTGCTGGATGCGCGCTTCGGGCTGCCAGGGGTGTGGATGGCGTTTCCGGTGGCGTATCTGGGCATGCTGATGCTGCAGACCCTGTATTACAAAATGGTCTGGCAGCATCAGAAGATCGAGCGGTTGGTATAA
- a CDS encoding TetR/AcrR family transcriptional regulator, which produces MRKLTRSHWIAAGFEALDQIGHIGVSAESLSRRLNVTRGSFYHHFRNREDFVRTLLAAWEEDYTERMLAYAAQGRSAGETLKRYLSIAAEKQPGREISIRAWSLHDPLVGEFQQRVDTRRLDFAIRTCRRLVHMPGQAEVIGQVAHLCLIGGQQAGLRRDAVRFNSFLHRAFSLFEGALPPWRA; this is translated from the coding sequence GTGAGAAAACTAACTCGTAGCCATTGGATCGCGGCAGGTTTTGAGGCCCTCGACCAAATAGGGCATATTGGCGTTTCGGCCGAGAGTCTATCGCGCCGTTTGAATGTGACCCGCGGATCGTTCTATCACCATTTCCGCAATCGCGAAGACTTTGTCCGCACCTTGCTGGCCGCTTGGGAAGAAGACTACACGGAGCGCATGCTCGCTTATGCGGCGCAGGGTCGTAGCGCGGGCGAAACCTTGAAACGCTACTTGAGTATTGCCGCTGAGAAACAGCCTGGGCGGGAAATTTCCATCCGAGCCTGGTCGCTGCACGATCCGTTGGTAGGCGAGTTTCAGCAGCGTGTTGACACAAGACGACTGGACTTCGCGATACGGACGTGCCGCCGTTTGGTCCATATGCCAGGCCAAGCAGAAGTGATTGGTCAGGTGGCCCATCTGTGTCTGATTGGTGGTCAACAGGCAGGGCTGCGGCGTGATGCCGTTCGCTTCAACAGTTTCCTGCATCGAGCTTTTTCACTTTTCGAAGGGGCTCTTCCACCGTGGCGGGCCTAG
- a CDS encoding NAD-dependent epimerase, giving the protein MTVLVTGAAGFIGYHTVKRLCQEGLEVVGIDNLNDYYSVELKQARLKELESLPGFHFQTMDIVDKPALMALFQAHAFTEVVHLAAQAGVRYSLDNPDVYAQSNLVGFLNVLEACRHHRPAHLIYASSSSVYGTNSKMPFCVEDAVDHPISLYAATKRANELLAHSYCHLYGLKASGLRFFTVYGPWGRPDMALFKFTEAILKGLPIDIYNHGQMSRDFTYVDDIVESVARLRSKPPVPNEPGAGVNRIFNIGRGQPVPLLEFVDCLESALGIKAQRNFMPLQAGDVVKTWADISALAEWVDFRPQVTVATGVAEFVKWYRHFYQI; this is encoded by the coding sequence ATGACTGTTCTGGTTACTGGCGCCGCCGGTTTCATCGGGTATCACACCGTCAAGCGTTTGTGTCAAGAAGGCCTTGAAGTCGTCGGTATCGACAACCTCAACGACTACTACAGCGTGGAACTCAAACAGGCACGGCTCAAGGAGCTGGAATCCTTGCCGGGCTTTCATTTCCAGACCATGGACATCGTCGACAAACCGGCGTTGATGGCGTTGTTCCAGGCCCATGCCTTCACCGAGGTCGTGCACCTGGCCGCCCAGGCGGGTGTTCGCTATTCACTGGACAACCCGGACGTCTATGCGCAGTCCAATCTGGTGGGTTTTCTGAATGTGCTGGAAGCCTGTCGGCACCATCGCCCCGCACATCTGATCTATGCCTCGAGCAGTTCGGTGTACGGCACCAACAGCAAAATGCCGTTCTGTGTCGAAGACGCCGTCGATCATCCCATTTCGCTGTACGCCGCCACTAAACGCGCCAATGAACTGCTGGCACACAGCTATTGCCATCTCTATGGCCTGAAAGCCAGCGGCCTGCGCTTTTTCACCGTCTACGGCCCCTGGGGGCGCCCCGACATGGCGCTGTTCAAGTTTACCGAGGCGATCCTGAAAGGCTTGCCAATCGACATCTATAACCATGGCCAGATGTCGCGCGACTTCACTTATGTCGACGACATCGTTGAAAGCGTCGCCCGCCTGCGCTCCAAGCCGCCGGTGCCGAACGAGCCGGGCGCTGGCGTAAACCGGATTTTCAACATCGGCCGCGGCCAACCGGTGCCGCTGCTGGAGTTCGTCGATTGCCTGGAATCGGCGCTGGGCATCAAGGCCCAACGCAACTTCATGCCGCTACAGGCAGGCGATGTAGTCAAGACCTGGGCCGATATTTCGGCACTGGCCGAATGGGTCGACTTCCGTCCTCAAGTGACGGTTGCGACAGGTGTAGCGGAATTTGTGAAGTGGTATCGCCACTTCTATCAGATATAA
- a CDS encoding alpha/beta hydrolase, whose protein sequence is MPSTKLSRMSRTLVSLFAFIAIAYLLLCAALFVFQRNLIYYPQPRAIDAPQSLLELSVADARVLVTVRLHDGPKALIYFGGNAEDVSRSLPAFSQAFADYSIYLLHYRGYGGSTGSPSEEAIQRDAMTLFDLVYNTHPTIAVVGRSLGSGVAVRLASQRPASRLILITPYNSLEDLAARQFPWFPVKWLLRDKFESWKYAAHITVPTLLVAAGHDEVIPRSSTERLYTHFAKGVASLKVIPDVGHNSISESPHYLQMLGAAL, encoded by the coding sequence ATGCCGTCCACTAAACTTAGCCGAATGTCGCGAACCCTGGTGTCTCTCTTCGCTTTCATCGCCATTGCATACCTGCTGCTCTGCGCCGCGCTGTTCGTGTTTCAACGCAACCTCATCTATTACCCGCAACCTCGCGCCATCGACGCGCCCCAATCGCTTCTTGAATTGTCAGTTGCCGATGCCCGGGTGCTGGTGACCGTGAGGCTGCATGACGGCCCGAAGGCGTTGATCTACTTTGGCGGCAATGCCGAGGACGTTTCCCGCAGCCTGCCGGCGTTTTCCCAGGCTTTTGCGGACTATTCGATCTACTTGCTTCACTACCGAGGTTACGGAGGCAGTACCGGGTCGCCCTCCGAGGAGGCGATTCAGCGGGATGCCATGACCTTGTTCGACCTGGTCTACAACACCCATCCCACTATTGCAGTGGTCGGGCGCAGCCTGGGCTCGGGCGTTGCCGTACGCCTGGCGAGCCAGCGCCCGGCTTCGCGGCTGATCCTGATCACGCCCTACAACAGCCTGGAAGACCTCGCCGCGCGCCAGTTCCCCTGGTTCCCCGTGAAGTGGCTGCTTCGGGACAAGTTCGAATCCTGGAAATACGCCGCTCACATCACGGTCCCGACGCTGCTGGTCGCAGCCGGGCACGACGAAGTCATACCGCGCTCAAGCACCGAGCGGCTCTACACACATTTCGCCAAGGGTGTGGCCTCGCTAAAAGTCATACCGGACGTGGGCCACAACTCGATTTCCGAGAGCCCCCACTACCTGCAAATGCTCGGTGCCGCGTTGTAA
- a CDS encoding DUF2867 domain-containing protein, whose translation MPREFELIMSVPVPSRSGITHLYKAMHLADAFAIRLPAGTSSNPDLLARFILSHQPSWIGWLMKIRDTIVACFGLKTAKHLASLANRIGIFKVYSTNQTEIVLGEDDKHLDFRISILCSEEAEPEDSRQLVFSTVVQCHNRLGRTYIFVIAPFHRLVVKASLLRAARVGWPLATCP comes from the coding sequence ATGCCCCGAGAGTTTGAGCTCATTATGTCCGTGCCAGTCCCCTCGAGGTCCGGCATCACCCACCTTTACAAGGCGATGCACCTGGCGGACGCTTTTGCGATTCGGCTCCCTGCGGGCACATCGAGCAATCCAGATTTGCTAGCTCGATTCATCCTTTCCCACCAGCCATCCTGGATCGGATGGCTCATGAAAATCCGAGACACTATCGTTGCCTGTTTTGGTCTCAAGACGGCCAAACATTTGGCATCACTTGCTAATCGGATTGGAATCTTCAAGGTCTACAGCACGAACCAGACTGAAATCGTGTTGGGAGAGGACGACAAGCACCTCGACTTCCGGATATCGATCCTATGTTCTGAAGAGGCAGAGCCGGAAGACAGTCGCCAACTCGTTTTTTCAACCGTGGTCCAGTGCCACAACCGTCTAGGCCGGACCTACATCTTCGTTATTGCCCCATTTCACCGCTTGGTTGTTAAGGCCAGCCTCCTCCGTGCAGCGCGCGTCGGTTGGCCTCTGGCTACCTGCCCTTAA
- a CDS encoding glycosyltransferase family 39 protein, whose product MRKTLSPGIECLGLVLLALLLIGAGLGLRQPQNVDEERFLGVALEMLHNGSWFIPHRAAEIYGDKPPVFMWMVAFFAWLTGLPALALYIPGMLSAATVTAVVYDLGRRLWNQHIGRIAALLYLATYQTYSILRTGQIDSLLILFTSLGLYGLARHLLLGPAWRWFYVGCAAMGIGIITKGVGFVPALMLIPYAYAVRKNWSGVVAMPGQKRKWFLGFLVALGAIAIWLLPLALSIVLNGSAEEIAYAREILLRQTAARYAAAWDHREPFWYFFVNVIPQYWLPLVLALPWLVPAWRKQLRKHDGRVLVLLSWVVLVVLFFCLSTGKRKLYIYPALPGLALVAAPLIPWLLKRWFAKRPRGMRVFQALVVTWFALWFARGFIEPIKEGPNPHEAIMAQAATMTHGAELVLVDWREGHWLFARQPIVHFGMSNSSVEQAALWLREHRDAYALVPDEVLSQCFNPQAAHELGETSRAQWSIVGADADNGKCQPGQPAKVYRFSWDKDKS is encoded by the coding sequence ATGCGTAAAACCCTGTCGCCTGGCATTGAATGCCTGGGCCTGGTGCTGCTTGCCTTGCTGTTGATCGGCGCTGGCCTGGGGCTGCGTCAACCGCAAAACGTGGACGAGGAACGCTTCCTCGGCGTAGCGCTGGAAATGCTGCACAACGGCTCGTGGTTCATCCCACACCGCGCTGCGGAAATCTATGGCGATAAACCGCCGGTCTTCATGTGGATGGTGGCGTTCTTCGCGTGGCTCACCGGCCTGCCCGCCCTCGCCCTGTATATTCCGGGGATGTTGTCGGCGGCGACGGTCACGGCCGTGGTCTACGACCTGGGCCGCCGGCTGTGGAATCAGCACATCGGTCGAATAGCCGCGCTGTTGTACCTGGCCACGTACCAGACTTACAGCATCCTGCGTACCGGCCAGATCGACAGCCTGTTGATTCTGTTCACGTCCCTGGGCCTGTACGGACTGGCGCGGCACCTGCTGCTCGGGCCGGCCTGGCGCTGGTTTTACGTGGGCTGCGCCGCCATGGGCATTGGCATAATCACCAAAGGGGTCGGCTTCGTCCCGGCCTTGATGCTGATTCCGTATGCCTATGCGGTGCGCAAGAACTGGTCCGGTGTAGTGGCCATGCCCGGCCAGAAACGCAAGTGGTTCCTGGGCTTTCTGGTGGCGCTCGGCGCCATCGCGATCTGGCTGCTGCCACTGGCACTGTCCATTGTGCTCAATGGCTCCGCGGAAGAAATCGCCTATGCGCGAGAAATCCTGCTGCGCCAGACGGCGGCACGCTATGCCGCCGCGTGGGACCACCGCGAACCGTTCTGGTATTTCTTCGTCAACGTGATCCCGCAATACTGGCTGCCGTTGGTGCTGGCCCTGCCGTGGCTGGTGCCAGCCTGGCGCAAGCAACTGCGCAAGCATGACGGTCGAGTGCTGGTGTTGTTAAGCTGGGTCGTGCTGGTGGTGCTGTTCTTCTGCCTGAGCACCGGCAAGCGCAAGTTGTACATCTATCCGGCATTGCCGGGGCTGGCACTGGTGGCGGCGCCGCTGATTCCCTGGCTGCTCAAGCGCTGGTTCGCCAAGCGCCCGCGGGGTATGCGGGTATTCCAGGCGCTGGTGGTGACCTGGTTTGCTCTATGGTTCGCCCGCGGCTTCATCGAGCCGATCAAGGAAGGCCCCAACCCTCATGAAGCGATCATGGCGCAGGCGGCAACCATGACCCACGGCGCCGAGCTGGTGTTGGTGGACTGGCGCGAGGGCCACTGGTTATTCGCCCGCCAGCCGATCGTGCATTTCGGGATGAGCAACTCCTCGGTCGAACAAGCGGCGTTGTGGCTGCGCGAACACCGTGACGCCTACGCGTTGGTCCCGGACGAAGTGCTGAGCCAGTGTTTCAATCCCCAGGCCGCCCATGAGCTGGGCGAAACGTCTCGTGCGCAGTGGTCGATCGTCGGCGCCGATGCCGATAACGGCAAATGCCAGCCCGGACAACCCGCAAAGGTCTATCGCTTCAGCTGGGACAAGGACAAGTCATGA
- a CDS encoding DJ-1/PfpI family protein: MKKIVLVAFDQFTDIDLFLMWDILGRNTEDWHVRILGSSSIVRSAHGLPVSVHGPLSEANSADAVLFVSGKEGIPAALAAPDFLPSFELDSRRQRIGSICAGAFILERLGLLSGQATTHPEARSSLQALGLEPMDQPLVCQGNVASAGGCLSALYLVGWLVESWFDVDKRRATLLPVLPAGQQELYDALIGLSIRQGEVGASTTSS, from the coding sequence TTGAAGAAAATCGTTCTGGTTGCTTTCGACCAATTCACTGATATCGACCTATTCCTGATGTGGGACATCTTAGGCCGCAACACCGAGGACTGGCACGTCCGAATATTGGGTTCCAGCTCTATCGTGCGATCGGCGCACGGCCTGCCTGTTTCGGTGCACGGTCCGCTTTCCGAGGCCAATAGTGCCGACGCGGTATTGTTCGTCAGCGGCAAGGAAGGGATACCCGCTGCACTTGCCGCCCCAGATTTCCTGCCGTCGTTTGAACTTGACTCCAGACGCCAGCGAATCGGCTCCATATGCGCCGGAGCTTTCATTCTCGAACGGCTTGGGCTGCTCAGCGGCCAAGCAACTACACACCCGGAGGCACGATCGAGCTTGCAAGCTCTGGGACTTGAGCCCATGGACCAGCCTCTTGTATGCCAGGGGAACGTTGCATCCGCTGGCGGATGCCTTTCGGCGCTCTATCTGGTGGGATGGTTGGTTGAATCCTGGTTCGATGTCGACAAGCGCCGTGCGACGTTGCTCCCTGTTCTGCCAGCTGGGCAGCAAGAGCTCTATGATGCCTTGATCGGGCTCAGTATCCGACAAGGAGAAGTTGGCGCCTCAACAACATCCAGTTAA
- a CDS encoding YSC84-related protein encodes MTQSMRFFLSIVLATASLASASFLNTAGAATAEDLKVDSQQALQTLYKSTPLAESISHNAKAILVFPKIIKAGLVFGGSYGEGVLFKNKKVENYYNSVTGSWGLQAGAQSYGYAVFLMTDKAVDYVRKTKGWEIGVGPTVVLVDAGVAKNLSSTTLKDEAYAFIFDQQGLMAGVSIEGTKISLIKR; translated from the coding sequence ATGACTCAGTCAATGCGGTTCTTCCTATCGATCGTTCTTGCGACAGCCTCACTGGCATCGGCGAGCTTCCTGAACACTGCTGGTGCGGCAACCGCTGAGGATTTGAAAGTCGACTCTCAGCAAGCGTTGCAAACTCTTTACAAGTCCACACCATTGGCCGAATCAATTTCGCACAATGCCAAAGCGATTCTTGTCTTCCCGAAAATCATCAAGGCAGGGCTTGTGTTCGGGGGCAGCTACGGCGAAGGCGTATTGTTCAAGAACAAGAAAGTGGAGAATTATTACAACTCCGTAACCGGGTCCTGGGGGCTGCAGGCAGGCGCACAGTCGTATGGCTATGCGGTTTTCCTGATGACCGACAAAGCCGTGGACTATGTACGTAAAACCAAGGGCTGGGAAATCGGCGTAGGCCCCACTGTTGTATTGGTTGATGCTGGGGTGGCGAAGAATCTGTCCAGTACAACGCTGAAGGACGAGGCCTATGCGTTCATTTTCGACCAGCAAGGGTTGATGGCTGGGGTCAGCATAGAAGGCACCAAGATTTCCCTGATCAAGCGCTAG